One part of the Pandoraea faecigallinarum genome encodes these proteins:
- a CDS encoding pilus assembly PilX family protein — MVGVFIVMWLAALMTLAASGMQHRQMAMRFIAYTNDRAEAFVAADKALLAAREKLVNGEQAANIAALAEFERGPHGVIAASYLTGFREQNRVVGWAKVDWNGRDVTATDNARYFIERIAFTGVFPDPPLATAARESPIRRYRVSAMGCGKLPGTRVFLQAVYEVRTPRGRGAGRGAPDTFSSRLLNWREVVAWHDNSALKAMPGRRRERCDV, encoded by the coding sequence ATGGTTGGTGTCTTCATCGTAATGTGGCTGGCAGCCCTGATGACGCTCGCTGCGTCAGGCATGCAACACCGGCAGATGGCGATGCGCTTCATTGCGTACACCAACGACAGGGCCGAGGCGTTCGTGGCGGCCGACAAGGCACTTCTGGCGGCCCGTGAAAAACTTGTGAATGGCGAGCAGGCCGCCAATATCGCGGCGTTGGCCGAGTTCGAAAGGGGACCGCACGGCGTGATCGCTGCAAGCTATCTCACGGGCTTTCGGGAGCAGAACCGCGTGGTGGGGTGGGCGAAGGTCGACTGGAACGGGCGAGACGTCACGGCAACGGACAACGCACGGTACTTCATCGAGCGAATTGCCTTTACCGGTGTCTTTCCCGATCCCCCGTTGGCGACGGCTGCGAGGGAGTCGCCGATACGCCGCTACCGGGTGAGTGCGATGGGCTGCGGCAAGCTGCCGGGGACTCGCGTCTTCCTGCAAGCGGTCTATGAGGTGAGAACACCACGCGGGCGAGGCGCAGGCCGGGGCGCGCCGGATACATTCTCGTCGCGCTTGCTGAACTGGCGCGAGGTGGTTGCGTGGCACGACAACTCGGCACTCAAGGCTATGCCGGGACGGCGTCGTGAGCGATGCGATGTGTGA
- a CDS encoding PilW family protein, with translation MTTRDLLDPATRRYRARGFTLLEWVIAMPLGLLIVTAATAIYLAGIRLWRVQAERYDVNERAIFALTQLSRAVGMAGYRNWDPVEGLIRPLNDGGKRDWPSLRASAECASTIDTCPKRGWQGSSILEVQFHGAGFGDDNGNGSGAVQNCAGMNVIARSGDDNRNLSIFYVDKGEDGIPSLFCRYGERAAHFTDLHPAQVLVAGVEAMYLRLGIRTNGTGPLRWVSPVKSARRKPPNPPAGSGGWENVSAVAISLVLRGAPRAGGKTRAGRTVEVFDKATGGREYKWFSNAGNVHLHVFNAVAYRRNDGGIGEEAAWLVSSS, from the coding sequence ATGACCACGCGCGACCTCCTCGACCCGGCGACGCGACGGTACCGGGCAAGGGGCTTCACCTTGCTCGAATGGGTGATCGCCATGCCGCTGGGCCTGCTCATTGTGACGGCGGCGACGGCGATCTATCTGGCGGGTATTCGATTATGGCGAGTACAGGCCGAGCGATACGACGTGAACGAGCGCGCCATCTTCGCGCTCACGCAACTTTCGCGCGCGGTTGGCATGGCGGGCTATCGCAACTGGGATCCAGTCGAAGGATTGATCCGTCCGCTCAACGATGGAGGCAAGCGCGACTGGCCGTCGCTTCGCGCCAGTGCGGAATGCGCCAGCACGATAGACACCTGCCCGAAGCGCGGTTGGCAGGGCAGTTCGATCCTTGAGGTGCAATTTCACGGCGCCGGGTTCGGCGACGACAACGGCAATGGCAGTGGCGCGGTACAGAACTGCGCCGGCATGAATGTCATCGCACGAAGCGGTGACGACAACCGCAATCTGAGCATCTTCTACGTCGACAAGGGCGAAGACGGCATTCCCTCACTGTTTTGCCGCTATGGGGAGCGCGCGGCGCATTTCACCGATTTGCATCCCGCGCAGGTGTTGGTTGCGGGTGTGGAAGCGATGTACCTGCGCCTTGGCATCCGGACAAACGGCACGGGGCCGTTACGTTGGGTGTCGCCGGTCAAAAGCGCGCGTCGCAAGCCGCCGAATCCGCCTGCCGGCTCCGGCGGTTGGGAGAACGTGAGCGCGGTGGCGATCTCACTCGTGCTGCGCGGTGCGCCGCGTGCCGGTGGCAAAACGCGCGCCGGGCGAACCGTCGAGGTGTTCGACAAGGCGACGGGCGGGCGTGAGTACAAATGGTTTTCCAACGCCGGCAACGTTCATCTTCACGTGTTCAACGCGGTGGCCTATCGCCGCAACGATGGCGGTATTGGCGAGGAGGCGGCATGGTTGGTGTCTTCATCGTAA
- a CDS encoding acyl-CoA-binding protein produces MSDLQARFDEAVAQSKTLPERPDNLTLLRIYALFKQGTEGDVTGSRPGAMDFVARAKFDAWEMLKGKSKEEVQQAYVELIDSLKG; encoded by the coding sequence ATGAGCGATCTTCAAGCCCGCTTCGACGAGGCCGTAGCCCAATCCAAGACGCTGCCCGAACGCCCCGACAATCTGACGCTGCTGCGCATCTATGCGTTGTTCAAGCAGGGCACCGAAGGCGACGTGACCGGTTCCCGCCCCGGTGCGATGGATTTCGTCGCACGCGCCAAATTCGATGCGTGGGAAATGCTCAAGGGCAAGTCGAAGGAAGAAGTCCAGCAGGCTTACGTCGAACTCATCGACTCGCTCAAGGGCTGA
- the adeC gene encoding AdeC/AdeK/OprM family multidrug efflux complex outer membrane factor, translating to MKHKALPIALAAAFLAGCTLAPHYERPEAPVATSFPTGPAYKTPAAANQNGAADSNVVAAELGWREFFTDPRLQKLIEIALQNNRDLRVSMLNVEAARAQYQIQRSALLPSVGAAGQASVQRSPADLSSSGRAGISRSYQVGVGFTSYELDLFGRIQSLKDQALETYLASEDTAKAAHMTLVSEVATAYLTWLADQELLKLTQDTLKSQQSSYDLTKRSFDVGTASGLDLRQAQTPVDTARANFAQYTRQVAQDENALALLIGQPLPADLPPGRPLDGQGLLADLPAGLPSDLLLRRPDVTAAEHTLKGANANIGAARAAFFPSISLTASAGTASASLSNLFKGGQGAWSFAPTITLPIFAGGQNIANLDLAKVQKRIEIANYEKSIQTAFREVSDGLAARGTLDDQIAAQESLVKASDESYKLSDMRYRKGVDSYLNALVAQRTLYSAQQTLIATRLARWTNLVTLYKALGGGWEEHSVPANAGAASAPAASAS from the coding sequence ATGAAGCACAAAGCATTGCCGATTGCCTTGGCGGCAGCGTTCCTGGCAGGCTGTACCCTCGCGCCGCATTACGAGCGGCCCGAGGCGCCGGTCGCCACGTCGTTCCCCACGGGCCCGGCTTACAAGACGCCCGCTGCGGCGAACCAGAACGGCGCCGCCGACAGTAATGTCGTGGCCGCCGAGCTGGGCTGGCGTGAGTTCTTCACCGATCCGCGCCTGCAAAAGCTGATCGAGATCGCGTTGCAGAACAACCGCGATCTGCGCGTTTCGATGCTCAACGTCGAAGCCGCCCGAGCGCAGTACCAGATTCAGCGCTCGGCGCTGCTGCCCTCGGTAGGGGCAGCCGGTCAGGCGTCGGTGCAGCGCTCGCCGGCAGATTTGTCGTCGTCGGGCCGCGCCGGCATCAGCCGCAGCTATCAGGTCGGCGTGGGCTTCACGTCGTACGAACTCGATCTGTTCGGTCGTATCCAGAGTCTGAAGGATCAGGCGTTGGAGACGTATCTGGCGAGCGAGGACACCGCCAAGGCTGCGCACATGACGCTGGTCTCGGAGGTCGCGACGGCTTATCTCACGTGGCTGGCCGATCAGGAACTGCTCAAGCTCACGCAGGACACGCTCAAGAGCCAGCAATCGTCGTATGACCTGACCAAGCGCAGCTTCGACGTGGGCACGGCTTCCGGTCTCGATCTGCGTCAGGCGCAAACGCCGGTCGATACGGCGCGGGCCAACTTCGCGCAGTACACGCGTCAGGTAGCGCAGGACGAGAACGCGCTGGCGCTGCTCATTGGCCAGCCGTTGCCGGCCGATCTGCCGCCGGGACGTCCGCTCGACGGGCAGGGCCTGCTGGCCGATCTGCCCGCCGGGTTGCCGTCGGATCTGTTGCTGCGTCGCCCCGACGTGACGGCCGCCGAACACACGCTCAAGGGCGCCAACGCGAACATCGGTGCGGCACGCGCGGCGTTCTTCCCGTCGATTTCCCTGACGGCAAGCGCAGGCACGGCGAGCGCCTCGTTGAGCAATCTGTTCAAGGGCGGGCAGGGCGCATGGTCGTTCGCACCGACCATCACGCTGCCGATCTTCGCGGGCGGGCAGAACATCGCCAACCTCGATCTGGCCAAGGTGCAAAAGCGCATCGAGATCGCCAACTACGAGAAGTCGATTCAGACGGCGTTCCGCGAAGTGTCCGACGGGTTGGCCGCACGCGGCACGCTCGACGACCAGATCGCGGCGCAGGAGTCGCTGGTGAAGGCGAGCGACGAGAGCTACAAGCTCTCGGACATGCGTTACCGCAAAGGCGTGGACAGCTACCTGAACGCGCTCGTTGCACAACGCACGCTGTACTCGGCGCAGCAAACGCTGATCGCAACGCGTCTGGCGCGTTGGACCAACCTCGTCACGCTGTACAAGGCGCTTGGCGGCGGCTGGGAAGAGCACAGTGTGCCGGCGAATGCCGGTGCGGCGTCGGCGCCTGCGGCATCGGCGTCGTGA
- a CDS encoding efflux RND transporter permease subunit has product MAKFFIDRPIFAWVIAIVIMLAGALSILKLPVSQYPPIAPPSVQITATYPGASAQTVQDTVTQVIEQQMNGIDHLEYMSSTSDGSGTAQITLTFAQGTNPDIAQVQVQNKLQLATPLLPQQVQQQGIKVAKATKNFLLVIGAYSDDGTMTDIDLANYIAANVQDPISRVNGVGQVQLFGSQYAMRVWVDPQKLNGYNLTVIDVSNAIQSQNVQISAGELGGAPAVKGQQLNATVTAQSRLQTPEQFRKILLKVNKDGSQVRLGDVARIELGGESYQVVARYNGKPAAGLAITLATGANALQTATAVKQQVTELEPYFPQGMKVDYPYDTTPFVKISIEEVIKTLIEGIVLVFLVMYLFLQNLRATIIPTIAVPVVLLGTFGIMGAAGFSINTLSMFGLVLAIGLLVDDAIVVVENVERVMAEEGLSPKEATKKAMDQIVGALVGVALVLSAVFVPMAFFGGSTGAIYRQFSLTIVAAMALSVLVAIVLTPAMCATILKPIKKGEVHEKRGFFGWFNRKFDNGSKAYQGQVERILKRTTPFVVVYVVIVAVVGFLFVRMPTAFLPDEDQGYFFNLVQLPPGATQERTLDVMKQVEKHYLEKEKDSVRSIFTVTGFGFNGRGQNVGLAFTMMKPWEDRQSSDLKVQAVIARSYQAFASVKDAMIFAINPPSVPELGNAGGIDFELQDRAGLGHDALMAARNQLLGMAAKNPNLANMRPNGLDDTPQYKVDVDEEKAAALGLSISDVYQTLSASWGSSYVNDFIDRGRVKKVYVMAEPKDRMLPQDINKLYVRNSSGTMVPFSAFATGKWTYGSPRLERYNGVPAVEIQGMPAPGKSSGDAMKAVEEIAKQLPPGIGLEWTGLSFEERISGSQAPALYAISILIVFLCLAALYESWSIPFSVILVVPLGVLGALLAATLRGLSNDVYFQVGLLTTVGLSAKNAILIVEFAKDLQEQGRTLMEATMEAVRLRLRPILMTSMAFILGVLPLAISNGAGSASQHAIGTGVIGGMLAATFLAIYYVPVFFVLVRKRFAHEDLDTVEHPEARHENPDATGGPAKEGN; this is encoded by the coding sequence ATGGCAAAGTTTTTTATCGATCGCCCGATCTTTGCTTGGGTGATCGCCATTGTCATCATGCTGGCCGGTGCGCTTTCGATTCTGAAGCTGCCGGTCTCGCAGTACCCGCCGATCGCACCGCCGTCCGTGCAGATCACCGCGACCTATCCGGGCGCTTCGGCGCAGACCGTGCAGGATACGGTCACGCAGGTGATCGAGCAGCAGATGAACGGTATCGATCACCTGGAATACATGTCGTCGACGTCCGACGGCTCGGGTACCGCTCAGATCACGCTGACGTTCGCGCAGGGGACCAACCCCGACATCGCTCAGGTGCAGGTGCAGAACAAACTGCAACTCGCCACGCCGCTGCTGCCGCAGCAGGTGCAACAGCAGGGTATCAAGGTGGCCAAGGCAACCAAGAACTTCCTGCTGGTGATCGGTGCGTATTCCGATGACGGCACGATGACCGACATCGATCTGGCGAACTACATCGCTGCCAACGTGCAGGATCCGATCAGCCGTGTGAACGGTGTGGGTCAGGTCCAGCTGTTCGGTTCGCAATACGCCATGCGCGTGTGGGTCGATCCGCAGAAGCTCAACGGCTACAACCTGACCGTCATCGACGTCTCGAACGCCATTCAGTCGCAGAACGTGCAGATCTCGGCCGGTGAACTGGGCGGGGCGCCGGCGGTCAAGGGCCAGCAGCTCAATGCGACCGTGACGGCGCAGAGCCGTCTGCAAACGCCGGAGCAGTTCCGCAAGATTCTGCTCAAGGTCAACAAGGACGGCTCGCAGGTGCGTCTGGGCGACGTGGCGCGCATCGAACTCGGCGGCGAGTCGTATCAGGTGGTGGCGCGATACAACGGCAAACCGGCAGCCGGTCTGGCCATTACGCTGGCCACCGGTGCGAACGCGCTGCAAACGGCGACTGCCGTCAAGCAGCAGGTCACCGAGCTCGAACCGTACTTCCCGCAGGGCATGAAGGTCGACTATCCGTACGACACCACGCCGTTCGTGAAGATTTCGATCGAGGAAGTGATCAAGACCCTCATCGAAGGTATCGTGCTGGTGTTCCTCGTGATGTATCTGTTCCTGCAGAATCTGCGGGCGACGATCATCCCGACGATTGCCGTGCCGGTCGTGCTGCTCGGTACGTTCGGCATCATGGGGGCCGCCGGCTTCTCCATCAACACGCTCTCGATGTTCGGTCTGGTGCTGGCCATCGGTCTGCTCGTCGACGATGCCATTGTGGTGGTCGAAAACGTCGAGCGGGTGATGGCCGAAGAGGGGCTCAGTCCGAAGGAAGCGACGAAGAAGGCGATGGATCAGATCGTCGGCGCGCTGGTGGGTGTGGCGCTCGTGCTCTCGGCGGTGTTCGTGCCGATGGCATTCTTCGGTGGCTCGACCGGTGCGATCTATCGCCAGTTCTCGCTGACCATCGTGGCCGCCATGGCGCTCTCGGTGCTCGTGGCTATCGTGCTGACGCCGGCCATGTGCGCGACGATCCTCAAGCCGATCAAGAAGGGCGAAGTTCACGAGAAGCGCGGCTTCTTCGGCTGGTTCAACCGCAAGTTCGACAACGGCTCGAAGGCGTATCAGGGCCAGGTGGAGCGCATTCTGAAGCGCACCACACCGTTCGTTGTCGTCTACGTGGTGATCGTGGCGGTGGTGGGCTTCCTGTTCGTGCGCATGCCGACCGCATTCTTGCCGGACGAAGACCAGGGGTACTTCTTCAACCTCGTGCAATTGCCGCCGGGCGCGACCCAGGAACGTACGCTCGACGTCATGAAGCAGGTCGAGAAGCACTACCTCGAGAAGGAAAAGGATTCGGTTCGTTCGATCTTCACGGTGACGGGTTTCGGCTTTAACGGCCGGGGTCAGAACGTGGGTCTGGCGTTCACGATGATGAAGCCGTGGGAAGACCGTCAGTCGTCCGACCTCAAGGTGCAGGCCGTGATCGCGCGTTCCTATCAGGCGTTCGCCAGTGTGAAGGACGCCATGATCTTCGCCATCAACCCGCCGTCGGTGCCGGAACTCGGTAACGCGGGCGGTATCGACTTCGAGTTGCAGGATCGCGCAGGCCTTGGCCACGACGCGCTCATGGCGGCCCGGAATCAGTTGCTGGGCATGGCGGCGAAGAATCCGAACCTCGCGAACATGCGTCCGAACGGTCTGGACGACACGCCGCAGTACAAGGTAGACGTCGACGAAGAGAAAGCCGCGGCGCTGGGCCTGTCGATCTCGGACGTCTACCAGACGCTGTCGGCATCGTGGGGCTCGTCGTACGTCAACGACTTCATCGACCGCGGTCGTGTGAAGAAGGTGTACGTGATGGCGGAACCGAAGGACCGGATGCTGCCGCAGGACATCAACAAGCTCTACGTGCGCAACAGCAGCGGGACGATGGTGCCATTCTCGGCCTTCGCCACGGGCAAGTGGACGTACGGCTCGCCGCGTCTGGAGCGTTACAACGGTGTGCCTGCCGTGGAAATCCAGGGCATGCCGGCACCGGGCAAGTCGTCGGGCGATGCGATGAAGGCCGTGGAAGAAATCGCGAAGCAACTCCCGCCGGGTATCGGTCTGGAGTGGACGGGGCTGTCGTTCGAAGAGCGTATTTCGGGCTCGCAGGCGCCGGCGCTGTACGCGATCTCCATCCTGATCGTGTTCCTGTGTCTGGCTGCGTTGTACGAAAGCTGGTCGATCCCGTTCTCGGTGATTCTGGTGGTGCCGCTGGGCGTGCTGGGTGCACTGTTGGCGGCGACGCTGCGCGGACTGTCCAACGACGTGTACTTCCAGGTGGGTCTGTTGACGACGGTGGGTCTGTCGGCGAAGAACGCGATTCTGATCGTGGAATTCGCCAAGGATCTGCAAGAGCAGGGACGCACGCTGATGGAAGCAACGATGGAAGCGGTGCGACTGCGTCTGCGACCGATTCTGATGACGTCGATGGCGTTCATTCTCGGGGTGCTGCCGCTGGCGATCTCGAACGGTGCGGGCTCGGCGTCGCAGCACGCGATCGGTACCGGTGTGATCGGCGGTATGCTGGCCGCGACGTTCCTCGCGATCTACTACGTGCCGGTGTTCTTCGTGCTGGTGCGCAAGCGCTTCGCACATGAGGATCTGGACACGGTGGAGCATCCGGAGGCACGTCATGAAAACCCGGACGCAACCGGCGGCCCCGCCAAGGAAGGAAACTGA
- a CDS encoding efflux RND transporter periplasmic adaptor subunit, protein MHVKRSSLGMVTAVAFAVLTLAACGKKPQQPQGMVPEVGVVTLQPQSVTLTTDLPGRTAPYRVADVRARVDGIVLKRDFTEGGDVKAGQRLYKIDPATYQAAYENAKATLAKAVANQASTKLLADRYKQLVAVEAVSKQDYDNAVAAALQADADVQAGKAAVDTAKINLGYTDVPAPISGRTGLSQVTEGAYVQAGAATLMTTVQQIDPMYVDVTQSAADGLRLRRALADGKLQSAGKNAAKVELTLEDGTTYPLEGKLQFSDITVDQTTGSVTVRAIFPNPNRELLPGMFVHARLQEGVKEGGLLVPQQGVTRDQKGQPTALIVNKEGKVELRQLVTDRAIGDKWLVSSGLAAGDQVIVSGLQKARPGAPAKAVPAQLPGTQAQAPAGASAPAAASASQANAASSAKAQ, encoded by the coding sequence ATGCACGTCAAGAGAAGTTCACTGGGGATGGTCACTGCCGTAGCGTTCGCGGTATTGACCCTGGCCGCGTGCGGCAAGAAGCCGCAGCAGCCGCAGGGCATGGTGCCGGAAGTCGGCGTCGTGACGCTGCAACCCCAGAGCGTTACGCTGACGACCGACCTGCCCGGCCGCACGGCACCCTATCGCGTCGCCGACGTGCGTGCGCGAGTCGACGGTATCGTGCTCAAGCGCGATTTCACCGAGGGCGGTGACGTCAAGGCAGGCCAGCGTCTGTACAAGATCGATCCGGCAACCTATCAGGCCGCTTACGAAAACGCCAAGGCAACGCTTGCGAAGGCCGTGGCGAACCAGGCGTCCACCAAGCTGCTGGCCGATCGCTACAAGCAACTGGTCGCCGTCGAAGCCGTGTCGAAGCAGGACTACGACAATGCAGTCGCCGCGGCGCTGCAAGCCGATGCCGACGTTCAGGCCGGCAAGGCGGCGGTCGATACGGCGAAGATCAACCTCGGTTACACCGACGTGCCGGCCCCGATCTCGGGCCGCACCGGCCTGTCGCAAGTGACCGAAGGGGCCTACGTGCAAGCCGGCGCGGCCACGCTCATGACGACCGTGCAGCAGATCGATCCCATGTACGTGGACGTGACGCAATCGGCCGCCGACGGCCTGCGTCTGCGTCGCGCACTGGCCGACGGCAAGCTCCAGAGCGCCGGCAAGAACGCCGCCAAGGTCGAGTTGACGCTGGAAGACGGCACGACCTACCCGCTCGAAGGCAAGCTCCAGTTCTCGGACATCACCGTAGACCAGACGACCGGCTCGGTGACCGTGCGCGCAATCTTCCCGAATCCCAACCGCGAGTTGCTGCCCGGCATGTTCGTGCACGCCAGACTCCAGGAAGGCGTGAAGGAAGGCGGTCTGCTGGTGCCGCAGCAAGGCGTCACGCGTGACCAGAAGGGGCAGCCCACGGCGCTGATCGTGAATAAGGAAGGCAAGGTCGAGCTCCGTCAACTCGTCACCGACCGTGCGATCGGCGACAAGTGGCTGGTGAGTTCGGGTCTGGCAGCCGGCGACCAGGTGATCGTGTCCGGTCTTCAGAAGGCGCGCCCGGGCGCGCCGGCGAAGGCGGTTCCGGCGCAGTTGCCGGGTACCCAGGCGCAAGCCCCGGCGGGTGCCAGCGCACCGGCCGCTGCGAGCGCATCGCAGGCCAACGCCGCCTCTAGCGCCAAAGCCCAATAA
- a CDS encoding TetR family transcriptional regulator: MARRTKEEAIETRNLLLDTAETVFAQKGVSRTSLADIAEAAGLTRGAIYWHFKNKIDLFNAMTDRIRLPMERMIDEECAEPENGDPVQRMHEICKLVLKETARNERRRRVLDILFHKCEYTNEMLSVLERQREACADGKQRIMRDMERAIERGQLPAGLDTRRAAIMLHALVVGMMSDWLFLPDYDLGAECDAVVDGFFDMLRTSPAMLRPGSKPGQPVSA; this comes from the coding sequence ATGGCCCGCAGAACGAAAGAAGAAGCGATCGAGACCCGCAATCTGTTGTTGGATACCGCCGAGACGGTGTTCGCTCAGAAAGGCGTGTCGCGCACCTCGCTTGCCGACATCGCCGAAGCCGCCGGCCTGACCCGCGGCGCCATTTACTGGCACTTCAAGAACAAGATCGATCTCTTCAACGCCATGACGGACCGTATTCGTCTGCCGATGGAGCGCATGATCGACGAAGAATGTGCTGAACCCGAGAACGGCGACCCGGTGCAGCGCATGCACGAGATCTGCAAGCTCGTGCTCAAGGAAACGGCTCGCAACGAGCGCCGCCGCCGCGTGCTCGACATTCTGTTCCACAAATGCGAGTACACCAACGAGATGCTCTCGGTGCTGGAGCGCCAGCGCGAAGCCTGCGCGGATGGCAAGCAGCGCATCATGCGCGACATGGAGCGCGCGATCGAGCGTGGTCAGTTGCCGGCAGGTCTGGACACGCGCCGCGCGGCCATCATGCTGCATGCGCTCGTGGTCGGCATGATGTCGGACTGGCTGTTCCTGCCCGACTACGATCTCGGGGCGGAGTGCGACGCCGTGGTCGACGGTTTTTTCGACATGCTGCGCACCAGCCCCGCCATGCTCCGCCCCGGCAGCAAGCCGGGTCAGCCGGTATCCGCCTGA
- the modA gene encoding molybdate ABC transporter substrate-binding protein yields the protein MKAAVAIPVTVSLKSRATQATRATCTVLRRSLGIAAVGASLLFSGHTAAQQVFAAASMKDALDDLSAAYTKETGKKPVLVYGASSTLARQIEKGAPADVFISADQDWMDYAQKHDLIDTGTRRNLLGNELVLIAPATTTGDVDLRSGTDLDAKIGNGKLAMGDPAHVPAGLYGKAALEKLGIWPKVQGKVAAADNVRNALLLVARGEAPYGIVYKTDANAEKRVRIAGTFPADSHAPIVYPVAVTKQANRADADPFYKFLLTPAAQATFQRFGFSRP from the coding sequence GTGAAAGCTGCTGTCGCAATTCCCGTTACCGTTAGCCTGAAATCGCGAGCCACGCAGGCCACGCGAGCGACCTGCACGGTGCTGCGCCGCTCGCTGGGCATCGCCGCCGTTGGCGCCAGTCTGTTGTTTTCGGGCCACACCGCCGCCCAGCAAGTGTTTGCCGCAGCCAGCATGAAGGATGCACTCGACGACCTGTCGGCCGCCTACACGAAGGAGACGGGCAAGAAGCCGGTACTGGTGTACGGCGCGAGTTCGACGCTCGCGCGCCAGATCGAGAAAGGCGCGCCGGCCGATGTGTTCATTTCGGCGGACCAGGACTGGATGGATTACGCTCAGAAGCATGACCTGATCGACACGGGCACGCGCCGCAATTTGCTGGGCAACGAACTGGTGCTGATTGCGCCGGCCACGACCACCGGCGACGTCGACCTCAGGTCCGGCACCGACCTCGATGCGAAAATCGGCAACGGCAAGCTCGCAATGGGCGATCCGGCCCACGTGCCGGCGGGCCTCTACGGCAAGGCCGCCCTCGAAAAGCTCGGTATCTGGCCGAAAGTGCAGGGCAAAGTCGCCGCCGCCGACAACGTGCGCAATGCGCTGCTTCTGGTCGCACGGGGCGAAGCGCCGTACGGCATCGTCTACAAGACGGATGCCAACGCCGAGAAGCGGGTGCGCATCGCCGGCACGTTTCCCGCCGACAGTCATGCTCCGATCGTCTATCCGGTCGCCGTGACGAAGCAGGCCAATCGTGCCGACGCCGATCCGTTCTACAAATTCCTGCTAACGCCGGCGGCTCAGGCCACGTTCCAGCGTTTCGGTTTCAGCCGTCCCTGA
- the modB gene encoding molybdate ABC transporter permease subunit, whose protein sequence is MGLTPDEWGIVELSLRVGLWGTLCSLPFAYAAAWLLARRRFRGKALLDAVLHLPLVLPPVVVGFALLVLFGAQGAIGKLLREWFHFTFAFRWTGAALAAGVMGFPLLVRAIRQALEASDTKLEQAAQTLGAGPWLTFLTVTLPLTATGVLHGFVLAFARALGEFGATITFVSNIPGQTQTLPLAIYTATQVPDGDAMVWRLCAISTVLAVATLIFSEVMIRFGHRKALGHDG, encoded by the coding sequence ATGGGCCTGACCCCGGACGAATGGGGCATCGTCGAACTCAGCCTGCGCGTCGGCCTGTGGGGCACGCTATGCAGCCTGCCGTTCGCCTACGCCGCTGCCTGGCTGCTCGCACGCCGGCGTTTTCGCGGCAAGGCGCTGCTCGATGCCGTCCTGCATTTGCCGCTCGTGCTGCCGCCCGTCGTCGTCGGCTTCGCGCTACTGGTGCTGTTCGGCGCCCAGGGCGCGATCGGCAAACTGCTGCGCGAGTGGTTCCATTTCACCTTCGCCTTTCGCTGGACGGGCGCAGCGCTCGCAGCCGGTGTGATGGGCTTCCCGTTGCTCGTGCGTGCGATCCGTCAGGCGCTGGAGGCATCGGACACGAAACTGGAACAAGCCGCGCAGACGCTCGGCGCGGGTCCCTGGCTCACATTCCTCACCGTGACGCTGCCGCTCACGGCGACCGGCGTGCTGCATGGTTTCGTGCTGGCGTTCGCGCGTGCGCTCGGCGAGTTCGGTGCAACGATCACGTTCGTCTCGAACATTCCCGGGCAGACGCAGACGCTGCCGCTGGCGATCTACACAGCCACGCAGGTCCCCGATGGAGACGCGATGGTCTGGCGCCTGTGCGCGATATCGACCGTGCTGGCTGTCGCCACACTCATCTTCTCCGAAGTCATGATCCGTTTCGGCCATCGCAAGGCGCTCGGCCATGACGGTTGA